One Malassezia vespertilionis chromosome 6, complete sequence genomic window, TGCGACACAGTCGCGCGCCAAATGTCCATTACCGCCACAGCGGTGGCATACAATGCCATTGTTCCAACTCCGCTCCTGTACACATTCAAACTTGCGGTGTCCTTTTTCGCCACAGTTTTGACAGACTTGGTTCTCATCATCACGCAACGTACCATTCagcacggcaagctcgcgcagctgaCTGCGTTTATGATCGTTCTGTGTCTCTGGTGTGGATGCAGCAGTGGACACGACCTCGTTAATTAGCTTAATACACAGCTTCACCGCACGGTCGGTATCGCCTGTAACAATACAGTGCAtgtcctcctcgtcgtcatccCCGGCACCTTTTCCGTGTTTCACACTACCACGGCCACGAATATGAATCTTGGCCCCGCTCTGGCCCTCCATCTTCTTCAACGTATTCCCACGCGGACCGACCAAGAGGCCGAAAAAGTTGATTTCGGGGAACTCGCGCACGGGCAGGTACACCTTTTCCGTAGGACGCATTGTCCGTTTCGCTGCTTGGTACTCGGCAGGAGGACGGAACGAGGGATCAATACGCATCTGCCGCTCGACCAAGCGCAACCGCTCCTCCTCTAATTTCTTGCGGTAACGTGTCTCGCGTGTGTTGATACGGCGGCCGTTTGCGTCGTATGTCGGTGGAGGCGATGGCGAACGTTCACGCACAGGGGGAATCACATCTCCGGTGCGAATCTTGCGGCTTATTTCTTCTAGGCGGACCTGGATAGCGTACCGGTCTAGCTCCTGGCCAGAGACGTTGGCGGCAATCGCAGCATTTGCAACATCAGAACGCTCATTTGTGCTGCCCCAACGCGAGCGACGCTTCCGTGGACCTAGATGTTAGTACTTTGTTATATACCTGTGTGCATACCGTTTGGATCGTGTTGCGCATTTGTCGGAGGACCGTAATCGGCACGTCGTTTCATATCGTACCCTTGCGAGCCGTTCTGATCATCGCCCCCATTGGAAccccagcggcgtgcgtttCCAAGTGGCTGCGCATTCATGCCAGTCATCTGGGCATTGCTTCTCCAAGacatgctgcacagcgtcaCTGGTCGTACGTTGTGGCGGAAAGCGTTTCTGCGGCAGACGACGTTGTCGCAGGTGTGCAGAAAGTGAGGCACGTGGCAGCACGTGGCGAATTGGCCTGAACGGGGCCCTGCCTGAGCGCGTTGGTCATGGTTAAGGGCGgaggccgccgcggccgcggTCAGGGCAAGCATGGGAAACAAAGTTCCATATCTAAAGATAAAGAGTCGGTATTTGTGGACGAGACGAATTTAGCGTCTGGGCTTGAGCAGGGTGCGGTGGAGACCGAGGATAGTGCGGACGCCATATTTTCCCCACATGCAGTCGGTGCCCCGCAAGACAATAAGCCTTTACAACTCAATGCGCCAGACCAAATTGCTGAGCAAAACGCGCTTTTGAAGCTGCAGGTAGAGAAATTACAAGGTGACCTTAaagatgcacagcgcgcatttgcagAGAGCCACAACGCATTCGCAGAGCAGATGACCACATTACAAGAAGCCTTTGAGAAGGAAAAGGCAGAGGCCGTGCGCACTGTAGAGACATCGTTATTGGAGGCGAATGCGACAAAGTCCACTGCGGAGCGCACAGCGAAAAATGCCGAAGAACGCGCATTAGCCGCAGAAAATGCGCTCTCTGAGACACTGTCCAAATCGCACCCAGCCCCCGAAGCACTTGCAGACATTGCAAAAAAGCTTGGATACAGTAATGATACTAACTATGTACGTATACTTGCGTATTCTAACCGTAGACATTGGCTGAAAGTGTATGTACACAGCACCGCTTACCTGCAGCttcatgcggcgcataaTGCCAAGTATACCGCACTCTACGACGAAAAAATTGAGGCTAATGCAATTTTCGAGGAAGTCCAACCGGAACTCGAGgatgtgcatgcacagctcAAAGCAACGGACCACGCAGCGGCCAGCACactcgccgctgcgctggcACAGCTGCAACGCCGTATGTCAAGCGCACATAGTGTCGGCCGAACATAGGAATGCTTTGCAAacaagccgcgccgcccttTCCGTTTTTGAAACGCCGTCGCGCTAGGGATGTCCGATCAATCacgcgtgcatgcgcggGCGTCCCGTTCCACATCGGTTGAGAAGGGTGCAGCAGTTTTACGTGTACTTGCGCGTACCCCGTCCTACCAAGAGTCGACACCGCAGACCATGCCTACCGCGACCGGCAGTTCAAAACCGAGCGCGGGAGACACTCCCATCTCTGCGTGGGAGTACTGGATTGAGAAGTGGGAGATCCCGCGCAAGATCTTGCACGGGAGCATCGGGTTCGGTGTTCTTTGGCTGTACGTGAACAACTATGATACGGCTCTGGTCACGCGCAACCTGTTCTGCTTTCTTCTTTTTGTCGCTGCAAACGACTTGCTGCGTCTCAATTTGCCCTTCTATGAGAGGATATATGAGGGAGTTCTCGGTGTATTAATGCGTGAGGGGGAGCGGGAGCGTGTGACTGGCGTTCTTTGGTACCTTGTGGGTGTCATTTGCAGCATGCACTTTTTCCCCGAGGACATTGCAGCCGTCTCTATCATGATCTTATCGTGGTGCGATCCCTGTGCGTCGATGTTTGGCCGCCTCTTTGGCAAATACACGCCGGCGCTGCCTTCCAtcttctttgcgcgccgaaagTCTCTTGCGGGCTTCCTCGCTGCAGTGGTGGTCGGTATGCTTGTCGCATTCGTCTTTTGGGGGACGGGTCTGGCAGacatgcgcgagcgcaacatGCAACTTTCGTGGAGCCCGCATGGCGTAGCGACGTTTGGATCTGATCGTGCGCCTGGCCTCGCGCATACTGGATGGATGGGGCTGCGTTTTGGATTTCAATCACATGGGGATCAGTCGTTCATTGCCAAGCTTTCAGCGCTTGGCCAAAGCCCAGGGCCGGCTATGCCGCCGTGGCTCATGTACATTGCTTGCGGCCTCATTGCCGGCATCTCGGAGGCGCTCGAGTTGGGAGGCATAGATGACAACCTGACCATCCCGATTCTCAGCGCCCTTGGTATTTGGGGTGGACTGTACGCATGGGGCAGGTGTTTTGCGTAATGTAGCTTGGCTTATAcaaagcggcgccgcgatgTACTATACACACGAAATTATTTGCaactttttttttttcaccgcgtcgagcgtcGAGCTGTACTATCTTGGCGCCCATGTACTCGACGGTACAACATACCGTGGTGCTTCCGTGTTTGGTATATTTGGCGCCAAATGTACACCACTAGTGCGAGAAAAACAATCAAAACATTGACCATCTCACTGTTAGTCACGACGACAAACGCACCACAAATTGACTATAGTCCCATATCTCTTTCCCAACATTCTTACCGCACGCGCTGAATCCTTCAATGTACACTTCTTGAGCACTCCCAAGCGTGCTGAGACGGGTACAGCGCACCGCTTGCCGATTATTGTATGGCCGGCAATAAGGGTATTCGAGCTAATGTGAGTCAAGCATAATAACGTACATGGTCGGAGGGGCACGGCTCACACTCTGTTATCGAATTACACATGTATTCTGCacttgctgcggcgccgggAGCCGTCGTACGCGACGTGGACATGCTGCGCGTTGGGACAGGGAGTAACAAGTGGAGGCTATAAAGGCACGTGGTTCACAAGTTATGTaggctgctgctgctgggcgcgccaagcgtgcgcCATTTGGAGGAGCTTTAAAGCCGGCTTGTCCTTCTTTTCGTCTTCAGGGAATACCAGGTCGTAGTATTCTTCCGttgcgccgtcgccaagttcgcggcgcttcttAAGCACGCGTGGCATCCTCTCTTGCACGGCAGCGACCTTGCTTTCATCGCCGTGCTCTTCCTCGAACACTTTCCACGCCTCCAAGAGTACCACAGATTCGTCCTTTAGCTCTTGTTCACGCAAATTCTCGTAGCCACGTTTGAAAATGTTGCGAGTCTCTTCTGCCGCCccagcgcgtcgctgcgcgcgaagTGCTTCTTCCTCACTGGAAAGCGTGCTTTTTGCACCCTCCTCTTCAGCGTCCGCATCTTCGTCCTCTTCGAATGCGAGTGCCGCAGCCATTTTGCCCAATGCATAGCTAATCCATACCTTGACGTGCCCTGTGCGCTCCAAAAGACGCTCGTACAAGGCATCCACGCGCTCCATTTCGCGTTCGCCAAATTCGAAGTCGATATACGCTTTCCACAACACCTCCGGCATGTCTAAGCCGCCCAAATCTGACTCGGATTGGGTGATGCCAAGCTCATAaattgcacgcgcgcggtCCAAATCAAAGAGATTTTGCTCGAGCTCTGCAAACCGGACCCaggtgctcgagctcgtgGGATCCCACTCCAGCGACTTTTCATACAATTTGCGGGCACGATCAAATTCTTTTAATGCGAGCTCCAGCTCAATGTACCCCGCATACAGCTTCTTTTTTGGCGCGAGTCCAATCGCAGTCCCTAAAATTTTCCGCGCAACAGCAATGTCCAAGCGACGCACTTCAAATTTAGCATACGCAAGCCAGAGTTTAGCAAAGGTAAACTCACGGTGTGGTACAATAGACACGGCTGTGGCATATACTTTTTTAGCAAGCTCAAGGTCTTTGGTATCCAGCTCTTCAAAGAGAGCGTAGCGGAGCCAGAGATAGATATATCTCCGCCACAACCGCTTTTCGTACGCCGGTGGAACTTGCGCAGTCGCGCGCTCGTACACTTGGCGCactttttcgcgcgccatctCCAGCATAGATTCGGGTGCATCATCCTCAAGCAAAGTACGATAAGAGTCTTCCTCCAACCGCGTATAGTCAAACCACGTATCATAGTTGCCCGTGCCTTGTCCAGATTCGAGCTCCTCTTCGTACTGCAGGCGGCGTTTCTGTGTGACTGTGTCTTCCACGCCTTTAATGTTACCGAACTGCTTTTCAAAGCGTGTATAACTGGCATAGATGCCTTCACTTTTGGCGCGTGGGAGCCGTTCAAGGGCATACTTGTAGATCATACGTGCGCGGTCATACTCGGTTTGTCGCGTCTCCATCTTGGCGAATGCTGTGAACACCgtttgcacgcgctccaACACGCTCTCATCTTCCCCGAAAAAGTCGAGCGCCATGTGAAAGACACGTCGCGTTTTCTCTAGATCGCCACGGTCCTCTTCGTACTTGGCCCATCGAATCCACTGCCTAGGCGTCGGATGGCACGTCACGGCACGCTCCCAgactgcgcttgcacgctcATATTCATTGTACCGAAGCTCGAATGAAATGTACGCACtccacgcacgctcctCTGGCTCCCAGCTCATCCAGCGCTCAAAAATTTCCCTGGTGCCGCCCACGTTGCCCAACAACTCTTCCACATGCACGTATTTGTACCAAAGCTGGTCGATGCGAGGAAGAATCGAAACGGCACGGTCAAACAGGTTTCGCGCATGGTTCACATTCCGCGCCTTTAGCTCTTGTTCCGTGTATCGTATCCATAATGGAATATGGTGAGGGTTGACATCCAAAGCGCGCTCAAATACGGACCGCGCGCGGTCCATTTGACCTTGATTCGCTTCCCACGTCGCATATCGTATCCACGATACCATCTATGGTTAGCATCACTGCATTAATTTACATACATTGCCGCGAAGGCGTCGGATAGCATCCTCGAAATCTTtacgcttgcgcgcacggtAGTCATCCAGCTCTTCGTAGTCCTCAATTCGGTGCCGAGCTAGTCCTTGCAAGGGCTTATCTTGGTTCTCTTGCGCCTCACGAAGAAGCTGCTCAGCGGTGATCTGAaccggcgctggcgcgcgattCTTGATCCGCGGTGCCTGCCGTTCTGCCTCCATGCTGGCACAGAAAagggcgcgccgtcgctggaTGGTGCAGATCACGTGATCCAGTAAATTGACGTTGtacgcagctcgagcagacGCGCCACTCTGAATTGTGTCGAACCCATTTTCCCGTTGAAGCGAAGATGCTCGCTTCGCAATCGGAGAAATCTCCGGAGCCTTTGAAGCTTGCATGTGCAAAATGTATTCAGGGCCATCGGGCGTCGGGGTGTAAACACCAGGATGGATCAAGAGGACCCTTGTATGTGATAAAAAGGCGGGGCCGGCCTCAATCGCAGTGCAATACGTGCCGAGAGATGCGGAAGCGCACAGGGAGACATGTGCGATGTATATGCGGCATTAGTGCTAACGAAAATACCCCTACAACTTCTAAGCTTCTCAAAAATACAAACCCCAAGGAACACAACGCAGACGAGATGCAAGTGTCATCCAAAACCAAGATCAAGATCCAGTCCTCACCATTGTCCTTTGAAAATTTGCTCAATCCTTGTCAATGTCAAACGAATGGTATTTGCAAGTGCTGTTCTCTGGACTTTATATGGCCTACGGAGCAAGGAAATGGATCTTGCTGCGGTTCCTCTAACGATACTGGTGCCTCGACAAAGAGACTTGAAGGACTGGATAATACCGATTCTGCCATGAACATGAACAAGCTCTACCATCCTACGTGTAATTGCGAGCtggcttgcgcttgtcgaggcTGTTTGCACAACACGACCACACCCAAAGAACCCGTACCAGCTCCTTTGGAAAGCAACATGCTAGAGAAAGAGAACTGTAATACATGTGTCGCTTGCGATATTGAACTCACGGGACCCTCCGGCATCGACCAAGTCGACAAATGGATGGAGTCGAATTAGCCAAATGCGGCTACAAAAAAGTCTCCGAGCGGCGATACGGAATCGGCCGTGACCGTTTTTTTTCTTGGCTTGCACAACGCCAGTGTAATTTTACAGCTGTTCTAGAAAAATGGCTTATTATGTACAATATCATTATGTAGCAATTATGCAGTTATCTTCATTGCAAAACAACCACGCATGGAACACAAATCGAAATAATTCTGCCAGGTACAGTTGCTTTACGATGCGCGGAAAATAAAAATAAAAATTGGGCCCAACCGGGAATTGAACCCGGGACCTCTCCCAAGCTCAGGGCTCCCCTGAGGGTTTCGTTCTTCCCGAAGGGAGTATAATGCGACTATACTATTAGGCCTTACTCGTGCCAGAACTGTCGCCATGGTTATACATAATTGAGACGCAATAAAAATAACAGGGTTCAAGCAACGACGATTTAATAAATATATTTGGTCGTGTCTATTTCATGCTGTGGATTCCACATTACCAAagggcgcgacgctcgcgaCGCTCCTCAGAGGCAACGCGCTTGTTCATGCCCCATGTAGCACTCTGAAGCTTGCGCTCAGCAGCACGGGCGTTACGGATTTGCTTCGGCACAGGTGCAACAATGCTTACAAACGTAGGCGAGCAACCGAactgcttggcgagcttgccaGCAGTGTTACTGTATGGTGCCTCTGCACGAAGCTGCTGAATCTGTGCAATTTCCGTCTCAGTGAGAGTCTTGCCCGACGTACGCTGGCGCAATTGAGGAGGCAGCGAACCGAGATCCGCCTCACTTACCGGCACAGCACTGTCGAAAAGCGCATTGGCACTTTCCAAGGTCGTGCGGCCAGAAACAGGCGTGGGAGGCGCACGGGAAATAAATGTTGCGCCCGATTCTAAAACCGAACGCGAAGAACGGCCGGTATTCAAAGGGTCGCGAGGGCGTCGCACCGGAGCATTACGCAACGAAATAGCGCTCGTTGCAAATCCGCGCTTCTGGTTCGGGGATGCGTTCGAAGCGTATCCACGCAAGCCAAAGCTCCAGCCCTTGGGCCCATTCCAAGTGCCCTTGACGAAGCTGTTAAAGTACACCCACGGGAAGAAGGACTTTTTAAGATGGTAGAACACAGACTGGGGTTTCGACTGATCGATACCATACTTGGAAAAAGTTTCTTTGGGCAAGGCGTTGTACACAAACTCGGCCAAGAGCACCTTGCCGTACTCGGTAATGAGTGGGCAAGAAGTGTATCCGTCGTACTGACCCACTATCGGCTTCTTCTCAATAGCAGACAAGAGGTTTTCAACGAGGACAGGTGCTTCGCCGGTAATAGCAGCAGCCGTCTTGCTCGTCGGAAGCGAGCTCGAGTCGCCAAGCGCCCATACGTTGTCGAACTTGACGCTTTGCAGGGTTGCAGGGTCAACAGCGCAATAACCTGCCTCGTTAGCGAGCAGGGAATCGGCGAGAAACTTGGGAGGTTTCATCCGTGGCGTGACGTGCAAAAAGTCGAAGTTCATGCGAACCTTTTCGCCGCTGGGAAGCGCAAAAATGGCCGTGTCGTCTTCGACCGCGACCAGATCGTGTTGAAAAAGCCCGCCTACACCGCGCTCTTCACGCAGATTGTTAAGCACTTCACTGTACTTGGGAACACTAAACATGGTGGGCATGCCGGTAGCAAAGTCGACGTCAACAGGGGAGTCCGGGTTGTGCGGCTTAAAGAGTCCCGCCTTCGTCCACAGGTCCAAAGCCATCCACATGATcttctgcggcgcaccagCGCACTTAATGGGTGAACCGGGCTGCGTGAAAATCGCTTTTCCGTTCTTGAACGCTTTGATCTTGTTGAAGACCTTGTCCACTGTGGCGTAGGTGTAGATTGAGGCGACTTTGGAGTTCGGGTCTGCCAGCGCCTTTCCGAGCCCTTCAATGTTGTCCAAATTGATTTCGAAGCCAGAAGCAACAACAAGGTCACCGTATGTAAGCTTTTCACCGCTCGCAGTCGTCACTTGGTTCTGCCCAGGCTCGAACGTTGATACTGCATCTTGATACAGCTGGATCTTGGGATTGATCAACGAAGATactttgcggcgcattgcatCGCGTGTAGAAAGACCACCTCCGACAAGTGTCCATCCGGGTTGGTAGTTATGCCACTCGGATGGCTCCACAATCGCGATATCGTCTTGCTTAAATTTTTCAGAACGCAAGAGCTGGTGCGCTACAGTCAAGCCTGCAGTACCACCACCGACAACGACTACCTTGTGGGAAGCATCGGCTGCCAATGTAGATGTAGAAAAGAGGCGTGTTGGCCCGCGTTGGTGAACAACGGCTCGGACAGATCCCAGGAACATGATGAGATAGGTGTACAATACGAGGCATTCGCGGCGGGGCAGCATCCAACACGTGACACTATTGCGTGCTTTGCCATACAGAAATCGCTATATTACATACGCTAAGAATTAGATGCGCCATGAAGGCGCGTGATAAAACGGACCGTCGATCACAATGCAGTCTTGCCGCGAGATTCGTACGGTAAAAATACCATGAGGGCTGAAGTAACCAAGAAAAATGCACCGGAAACGTAGATAGGCGTTTTGTAATCGTCGCTCGCGTACACAGCAATGAGCGTCGCAACGACACCAAaaacgcgctgcacactcATGGAAAGGCCATCACCTGTACCACGTTGCGGAGCGGGAAACACTTCGTAGGTCATGGCGTAGAGAACTGCGTACATTGCATTTTGCGTCAAACTCGTAGCACAGTTCCAGCCCAATACAGCAGAAGACGTTTTTGCGGTGGTGAATAGGAACAGGAAAATGCCCGTCAGTGCGGTGAAGAACGCCATAGTGTATTTGCGCCCCGCAAACGGAGCCTCAACAAGCAAAGCTGCCATAAAACTGCCTGGAATACCGCAAGCGGCAATTTCGACAAGCTGGCGATACTCTTCTGTCATGGACAGATCAGTAATTGCCTGGCCCAAATAGAGGGCAATGAAGGAATTGTACAATGGATAGGCAAGACCAATTGCGCCCCAGCAAGAGCAAACCAAGATTGTATTGAGCGCCATCTTCGGCGATGCAAATAGTGCGCTCACAGGCGACTTGTGCATCGCTCTGTACAATTCCATTGCCTTCTTAGGATTCAATGCGTAACTCCATTCGAACGACCTAGAAATTGAATCTCTCAATGGCTTTGGAGGACGTATACGCAGCGTACCAACCTGCTTTTCGTCCTCCTTCTCCGCCTTGGCGCGAGGATCGGGGTTCTGCTCTTCTGCGTTCATCGTGCGGCCAAGCCCAGCCAAACGGAGCTTCTCCAAGGTGAGTGTGGTCTCCTTGCCATTTTCACGCGCAATAAAC contains:
- a CDS encoding uncharacterized protein (EggNog:ENOG503NTZU; BUSCO:EOG09263MEM; COG:A), whose amino-acid sequence is MTGMNAQPLGNARRWGSNGGDDQNGSQGYDMKRRADYGPPTNAQHDPNGPRKRRSRWGSTNERSDVANAAIAANVSGQELDRYAIQVRLEEISRKIRTGDVIPPVRERSPSPPPTYDANGRRINTRETRYRKKLEEERLRLVERQMRIDPSFRPPAEYQAAKRTMRPTEKVYLPVREFPEINFFGLLVGPRGNTLKKMEGQSGAKIHIRGRGSVKHGKGAGDDDEEDMHCIVTGDTDRAVKLCIKLINEVVSTAASTPETQNDHKRSQLRELAVLNGTLRDDENQVCQNCGEKGHRKFECVQERSWNNGIVCHRCGGNGHLARDCVAPGTDGGHLYTGHHTQVDSEYANLMAELGEKAGAYGAPIGADSIGGPLLTDKGEKIPPWRDPTVWNTPGSGRAGGGMQAVDQQGMYGSATMDAGWAGRNFYGGEQAWPAEQAAQPEEGQQDYSAEWAAYYAAQAAQQGAEGAAAEGEPARDYSKEWEEYYRQQALAQQAQD
- the DGK1 gene encoding diacylglycerol kinase (CTP) (TransMembrane:7 (i292-310o316-335i362-379o385-402i423-443o511-529i536-554o); BUSCO:EOG09263OD3; EggNog:ENOG503NXUY; COG:I), translated to MVKGGGRRGRGQGKHGKQSSISKDKESVFVDETNLASGLEQGAVETEDSADAIFSPHAVGAPQDNKPLQLNAPDQIAEQNALLKLQVEKLQGDLKDAQRAFAESHNAFAEQMTTLQEAFEKEKAEAVRTVETSLLEANATKSTAERTAKNAEERALAAENALSETLSKSHPAPEALADIAKKLGYSNDTNYTLAESYTALYDEKIEANAIFEEVQPELEDVHAQLKATDHAAASTLAAALAQLQRLLRVLARTPSYQESTPQTMPTATGSSKPSAGDTPISAWEYWIEKWEIPRKILHGSIGFGVLWLYVNNYDTALVTRNLFCFLLFVAANDLLRLNLPFYERIYEGVLGVLMREGERERVTGVLWYLVGVICSMHFFPEDIAAVSIMILSWCDPCASMFGRLFGKYTPALPSIFFARRKSLAGFLAAVVVGMLVAFVFWGTGLADMRERNMQLSWSPHGVATFGSDRAPGLAHTGWMGLRFGFQSHGDQSFIAKLSALGQSPGPAMPPWLMYIACGLIAGISEALELGGIDDNLTIPILSALGIWGGLYAWGRCFA
- the CLF1 gene encoding NineTeen Complex (NTC) component (COG:D; EggNog:ENOG503NVIZ); the protein is MEAERQAPRIKNRAPAPVQITAEQLLREAQENQDKPLQGLARHRIEDYEELDDYRARKRKDFEDAIRRLRGNMVSWIRYATWEANQGQMDRARSVFERALDVNPHHIPLWIRYTEQELKARNVNHARNLFDRAVSILPRIDQLWYKYVHVEELLGNVGGTREIFERWMSWEPEERAWSAYISFELRYNEYERASAVWERAVTCHPTPRQWIRWAKYEEDRGDLEKTRRVFHMALDFFGEDESVLERVQTVFTAFAKMETRQTEYDRARMIYKYALERLPRAKSEGIYASYTRFEKQFGNIKGVEDTVTQKRRLQYEEELESGQGTGNYDTWFDYTRLEEDSYRTLLEDDAPESMLEMAREKVRQVYERATAQVPPAYEKRLWRRYIYLWLRYALFEELDTKDLELAKKVYATAVSIVPHREFTFAKLWLAYAKFEVRRLDIAVARKILGTAIGLAPKKKLYAGYIELELALKEFDRARKLYEKSLEWDPTSSSTWVRFAELEQNLFDLDRARAIYELGITQSESDLGGLDMPEVLWKAYIDFEFGEREMERVDALYERLLERTGHVKVWISYALGKMAAALAFEEDEDADAEEEGAKSTLSSEEEALRAQRRAGAAEETRNIFKRGYENLREQELKDESVVLLEAWKVFEEEHGDESKVAAVQERMPRVLKKRRELGDGATEEYYDLVFPEDEKKDKPALKLLQMAHAWRAQQQQPT
- a CDS encoding eukaryotic sulfide quinone oxidoreductase (COG:C; EggNog:ENOG503NWYC) produces the protein MFLGSVRAVVHQRGPTRLFSTSTLAADASHKVVVVGGGTAGLTVAHQLLRSEKFKQDDIAIVEPSEWHNYQPGWTLVGGGLSTRDAMRRKVSSLINPKIQLYQDAVSTFEPGQNQVTTASGEKLTYGDLVVASGFEINLDNIEGLGKALADPNSKVASIYTYATVDKVFNKIKAFKNGKAIFTQPGSPIKCAGAPQKIMWMALDLWTKAGLFKPHNPDSPVDVDFATGMPTMFSVPKYSEVLNNLREERGVGGLFQHDLVAVEDDTAIFALPSGEKVRMNFDFLHVTPRMKPPKFLADSLLANEAGYCAVDPATLQSVKFDNVWALGDSSSLPTSKTAAAITGEAPVLVENLLSAIEKKPIVGQYDGYTSCPLITEYGKVLLAEFVYNALPKETFSKYGIDQSKPQSVFYHLKKSFFPWVYFNSFVKGTWNGPKGWSFGLRGYASNASPNQKRGFATSAISLRNAPVRRPRDPLNTGRSSRSVLESGATFISRAPPTPVSGRTTLESANALFDSAVPVSEADLGSLPPQLRQRTSGKTLTETEIAQIQQLRAEAPYSNTAGKLAKQFGCSPTFVSIVAPVPKQIRNARAAERKLQSATWGMNKRVASEERRERRALW